A portion of the Lolium rigidum isolate FL_2022 chromosome 1, APGP_CSIRO_Lrig_0.1, whole genome shotgun sequence genome contains these proteins:
- the LOC124649969 gene encoding uncharacterized protein LOC124649969 — MSPRRRDRPRRKPVNPMEARWAKAISSPSLSNKRPPLVLPEAAQFFFRHLPRRTRGGPGVAPDEAWERKTAVRNTIHDAYLGALACLPFNGPDGAPTMPSLLPALLAGGHCFGPLPDGASNVIVNTVWLHAASLPGRFAAADTVVDVVNLDLIKLGSFLGVTCLLLDDAAAGRDRDYHAAAVAARHPNCEAFAAFAQSGVATSPAVTELLAGSSGLLSTEDIERLSALLVPHSAPPLDDCGLAESELNLEREERIRRWQAWRRKVANMAIDHWNSTIGGPELQLKVVCGCSIGDRDYQHINFIATRRDNPAAIQLFFAEHAKQTGIVLCCPVQDSVSRSGHCSLCEGFHQRIIHPPFGSYNFRSPLDATLHIIDFDIANSLDIKYARHLWSSRYMVSSRYPVGTYCSPEEWVSEYDIILIG, encoded by the exons ATGAGCCCTCGCCGCCGTGACCGCCCGCGGCGGAAGCCGGTGAACCCGATGGAGGCGAGGTGGGCGAAGGCCATCTCGTCGCCGTCCCTCTCCAACAAGCGCCCACCGCTGGTGCTCCCGGAGGCGGCGCAGTTCTTCTTCCGGCACCTCCCGCGCCGCACTCGCGGTGGCCCTGGCGTCGCCCCCGACGAAGCGTGGGAGAGGAAGACGGCCGTGAGGAACACCATCCACGACGCCTACCTAGGGGCCCTAGCGTGCCTCCCTTTCAACGGCCCCGACGGCGCGCCGACGATGCCGTCCCTCCTGCCCGCGCTCCTCGCGGGCGGCCACTGCTTCGGGCCGCTCCCCGACGGCGCCTCCAACGTCATCGTCAACACGGTGTGGCTCCACGCCGCCTCTCTCCCCGGTCGCTTCGCCGCTGCCGATACCGTTGTGGACGTCGTCAACCTCGATCTTATCAAGCTGGGCTCCTTCCTCGGCGTCACTTGCCTGCTACTGGACGACGCTGCTGCCGGCCGTGACCGTGACTACCACGCTGCCGCTGTCGCCGCCAGGCACCCCAACTGCGAGGCCTTCGCTGCGTTCGCTCAGTCCGGAGTCGCCACAAGCCCTGCCGTCACGGAGCTGCTCGCCGGAAGCAGCGGCCTTCTCTCCACTGAAGATATCGAGCGACTGTCTGCCCTGCTCGTTCCACATTCGGCCCCGCCACTCGACGATTGCGGATTGGCAGAGTCTGAGCTCAATTTGGAGAGGGAGGAGCGCATCAGAAGATGGCAGGCATGGAGACGCAAGGTCGCCAACATGGCGATTGATCACTGGAACAGCACCATTGGG GGACCTGAACTGCAGCTCAAGGTTGTTTGTGGCTGCAGCATTGGCGACCGTGATTACCAACATATCAACTTCATCGCCACTCGAAGAGATAATCCAGCAGCCATACAACTATTCTTTGCAGAACATGCAAAGCAAACGGGTATCGTGCTATGCTGCCCTGTGCAAGACTCTGTCTCTCGGAGTG GTCACTGCAGTCTTTGTGAAGGTTTTCACCAAAGAATCATCCACCCACCTTTTGGATCATACAATTTCCGCAGTCCGCTTGATGCTACGTTGCATATCATCGACTTCGATATTGCAAACTCGTTGGATATCAAATATGCTCGGCACCTTTGGAGTTCGAGATACATGGTCAGTTCTCGTTATCCTGTTGGTACTTACTGCAGCCCCGAAGAATGGGTCAGTGAGTATGATATCATATTAATTGGATAG